The Carcharodon carcharias isolate sCarCar2 chromosome 15, sCarCar2.pri, whole genome shotgun sequence genome includes a window with the following:
- the pgap6 gene encoding post-GPI attachment to proteins factor 6 isoform X2 has product MLRLIVGRTYVSEYYAQAPQKLSLYSWYGNARMFVFRVPENTVLLRWILQASKGKGPECQNTNITVHFRASAPPIINPLQTKFGINTVALPSFNLSIPLMSKVQSNTFLNISNPVSGDWFVAAHLPKDDGKIEVKGFTTKCSYIFQPQMLVQRLINVPVLEPNNSLGLILSPIDQVSHLKIFVPEHTVELVIHLKNCAVSNRPVEPCPVLLLIGSNALPNSHVKIVNCSESVVCRKTLDSPPWMKWLQLAVESININWIISFEIEAYLTVCIPVDAGSLLAMFNNFTLSSNGTVMKDLDMLGVYIKPNKTEHSNSGKSCFRNQPVLREAVDVVSVRFFVLNGPDVSVTSEYPTILLLNLNTGRDNGGTIMLNLQLNKTSLSNENATVFACLSAGSPVMSLDVNSTSCREALSWGYLLKMNSSILSRSLHVPYPETDRWYLTLQILCPNDKGNQTCGKVSARVIISTVLSPCIEDCGVYGECRLLQTHGYLYAACVCKAGWNGWSCTDDTNAQSYRRQLLATLLLTLSNLMFIPPIVIAIHRCYFVEASVYLFTMFFSTFYHACDQPGIAVMCIMEYDTLQYCDFLGSVVSVWVTILCMARLKSLLKYVFFILGSLLIAMSMQLDRRGLWNLVGPCLVALFIMVVAWVSRGVKRRHCYPPTWKRWMFFLLPGISAALIAIAVYGFLETKENYYYTHSIWHFLVAGSVIFLLPPGKKHISPWIWTQKFTCGYQLCSDVKEDLYVVC; this is encoded by the exons ATGCTGAGGCTAATTGTTG GTCGAACCTACGTATCTGAATATTACGCTCAAGCTCCTCAAAAACTTTCCTTGTACAGCTGGTACGGAAATGCACGTATGTTTGTCTTCCGAGTGCCAGAAAATACTGTGCTGCTGAGGTGGATTTTGCAAGCCTCGAAAGGAAAGGGGCCAGAGTGCCAAAATACTAATATCACTGT CCATTTTCGGGCAAGCGCCCCACCAATAATTAATCCGTTACAAACCAAGTTTGGAATAAATACAGTTGCTCTTCCTTCATTCAACCTCAGCATCCCACTGATGTCCAAAGTCCAGAGTAATACTTTTTTAAATATTTCCAACCCTGTTTCGGGTGACTGGTTTGTAGCTGCACACCTACCAAAAGATGATGGTAAAATTGAAGTAAAG GGCTTCACGACTAAGTGCTCCTACATATTTCAGCCTCAGATGCTTGTTCAGCGATTGATTAATGTGCCTGTTCTTGAACCAAATAATTCACTTGGGCTGATTCTTTCTCCCATTGATCAGGTTTCACACTTGAA AATTTTTGTTCCTGAACACACTGTGGAACTGGTCATTCATCTTAAAAACTGTGCTGTCAGCAACCGGCCCGTAGAGCCTTGCCCTGTCCTCCTTTTAATAGGATCAAATGCATTACCTAACTCTCACGTGAAGATTGTAAATTGCAGTGAAAGTGTAGTATGCAGAAAAACACTGGATTCTCCACCATGGATGAAATGGTTGCAACTTGCTGTTGAAAGTATCAACATTAACTGGATCATCTCCTTTGAGATTGAAGCTTATTTAACAG TATGTATACCTGTCGATGCTGGATCCCTTCTTGCAATGTTTAATAACTTCACTCTGTCAAGCAATGGCACAGTAATGAAGGACCTGGATATGTTGGGAGTATACATAAAACCAaataaaactgaacacagtaacAGTGGCAAATCATGTTTTCGTAATCAACCGGTCCTTCGAGAAGCTGTGGATGTTGTTTCTGTGAGATTTTTTGTTTTGAATGGACCGGATGTATCAGTCACCTCTGAATACCCGACAATTCTTCTGCTGAACTTGAATACAGGAAGGGACAATGGTGGAACCATCATGTTGAATTTACAGTTAAATAAG ACTTCATTATCCAATGAAAATGCAACCGTGTTTGCCTGTTTAAGTGCTGGGTCTCCTGTGATGTCCCTAGATGTCAATTCCACAAGCTGCAGAGAAG ctTTATCTTGGGGATACCTGCTTAAAATGAATTCATCAATATTATCAAGATCCCTCCATGTTCCTTATCCAGAAACTGACCGTTGGTACCTCACCTTGCAAATCCTGTGCCCCAATGATAAAGG CAATCAAACCTGTGGAAAGGTTTCTGCTCGGGTAATTATATCAACTGTTTTGAGCCCCTGTATTGAGGATTGTGGTGTTTATGGAGAGTGCAGACTTCTTCAAACTCATGGATATCTTTATGCTGCATGTGTTTGCAAAGCAG GCTGGAATGGATGGAGCTGTACAGATGATACCAATGCCCAGTCATACAGACGGCAATTACTGGCAACGCTCTTGTTAACCTTGAGTAATCTCATGTTCATCCCACCGATTGTGATTGCTATACATCGCTGTTATTTTGTAGAGGCTTCTGTGTATCTCTTCACCATGTTTTTCTCAACG TTTTATCATGCATGTGATCAACCAGGAATTGCTGTCATGTGCATTATGGAATATGATACACTTCAATACTGTGATTTCCTTGGCTCAGTTGTATCTGTGTGGGTTACAATTCTGTGTATGGCGAGGTTAAAATCTCTCCTTAAATAT GTATTTTTTATCCTTGGCTCCTTATTGATTGCCATGTCAATGCAACTAGACCGCCGTGGTCTTTGGAACTTAGTGGGTCCGTGCCTTGTTGCTCTGTTCATCATGGTAGTTGCATGG GTGTCTCGTGGCGTGAAACGCCGACACTGCTATCCTCCAACGTGGAAGCGCTGGATGTTTTTCTTATTGCCAGGAATAAGTGCAGCACTAATTGCTATTGCCGTTTATGGTTTTCTGGAAACGAAGGAGAACTATTATTACACACACAGCATTTGGCATTTTCTTGTAGCTGGAAGTGTGATTTTTTTGTTACCACCAGGTAAAAAGCACATAAGCCCGTGGATCTGGACGCAGAAATTTACATGTGGATACCAGCTTTGCTCTGATGTAAAAGAAGACTTGTACGTTGTTTGTTAA
- the pgap6 gene encoding post-GPI attachment to proteins factor 6 isoform X1 has product MVLLLPQGPGCFLNLLLLVLECGWARAAGRTYVSEYYAQAPQKLSLYSWYGNARMFVFRVPENTVLLRWILQASKGKGPECQNTNITVHFRASAPPIINPLQTKFGINTVALPSFNLSIPLMSKVQSNTFLNISNPVSGDWFVAAHLPKDDGKIEVKGFTTKCSYIFQPQMLVQRLINVPVLEPNNSLGLILSPIDQVSHLKIFVPEHTVELVIHLKNCAVSNRPVEPCPVLLLIGSNALPNSHVKIVNCSESVVCRKTLDSPPWMKWLQLAVESININWIISFEIEAYLTVCIPVDAGSLLAMFNNFTLSSNGTVMKDLDMLGVYIKPNKTEHSNSGKSCFRNQPVLREAVDVVSVRFFVLNGPDVSVTSEYPTILLLNLNTGRDNGGTIMLNLQLNKTSLSNENATVFACLSAGSPVMSLDVNSTSCREALSWGYLLKMNSSILSRSLHVPYPETDRWYLTLQILCPNDKGNQTCGKVSARVIISTVLSPCIEDCGVYGECRLLQTHGYLYAACVCKAGWNGWSCTDDTNAQSYRRQLLATLLLTLSNLMFIPPIVIAIHRCYFVEASVYLFTMFFSTFYHACDQPGIAVMCIMEYDTLQYCDFLGSVVSVWVTILCMARLKSLLKYVFFILGSLLIAMSMQLDRRGLWNLVGPCLVALFIMVVAWVSRGVKRRHCYPPTWKRWMFFLLPGISAALIAIAVYGFLETKENYYYTHSIWHFLVAGSVIFLLPPGKKHISPWIWTQKFTCGYQLCSDVKEDLYVVC; this is encoded by the exons GTCGAACCTACGTATCTGAATATTACGCTCAAGCTCCTCAAAAACTTTCCTTGTACAGCTGGTACGGAAATGCACGTATGTTTGTCTTCCGAGTGCCAGAAAATACTGTGCTGCTGAGGTGGATTTTGCAAGCCTCGAAAGGAAAGGGGCCAGAGTGCCAAAATACTAATATCACTGT CCATTTTCGGGCAAGCGCCCCACCAATAATTAATCCGTTACAAACCAAGTTTGGAATAAATACAGTTGCTCTTCCTTCATTCAACCTCAGCATCCCACTGATGTCCAAAGTCCAGAGTAATACTTTTTTAAATATTTCCAACCCTGTTTCGGGTGACTGGTTTGTAGCTGCACACCTACCAAAAGATGATGGTAAAATTGAAGTAAAG GGCTTCACGACTAAGTGCTCCTACATATTTCAGCCTCAGATGCTTGTTCAGCGATTGATTAATGTGCCTGTTCTTGAACCAAATAATTCACTTGGGCTGATTCTTTCTCCCATTGATCAGGTTTCACACTTGAA AATTTTTGTTCCTGAACACACTGTGGAACTGGTCATTCATCTTAAAAACTGTGCTGTCAGCAACCGGCCCGTAGAGCCTTGCCCTGTCCTCCTTTTAATAGGATCAAATGCATTACCTAACTCTCACGTGAAGATTGTAAATTGCAGTGAAAGTGTAGTATGCAGAAAAACACTGGATTCTCCACCATGGATGAAATGGTTGCAACTTGCTGTTGAAAGTATCAACATTAACTGGATCATCTCCTTTGAGATTGAAGCTTATTTAACAG TATGTATACCTGTCGATGCTGGATCCCTTCTTGCAATGTTTAATAACTTCACTCTGTCAAGCAATGGCACAGTAATGAAGGACCTGGATATGTTGGGAGTATACATAAAACCAaataaaactgaacacagtaacAGTGGCAAATCATGTTTTCGTAATCAACCGGTCCTTCGAGAAGCTGTGGATGTTGTTTCTGTGAGATTTTTTGTTTTGAATGGACCGGATGTATCAGTCACCTCTGAATACCCGACAATTCTTCTGCTGAACTTGAATACAGGAAGGGACAATGGTGGAACCATCATGTTGAATTTACAGTTAAATAAG ACTTCATTATCCAATGAAAATGCAACCGTGTTTGCCTGTTTAAGTGCTGGGTCTCCTGTGATGTCCCTAGATGTCAATTCCACAAGCTGCAGAGAAG ctTTATCTTGGGGATACCTGCTTAAAATGAATTCATCAATATTATCAAGATCCCTCCATGTTCCTTATCCAGAAACTGACCGTTGGTACCTCACCTTGCAAATCCTGTGCCCCAATGATAAAGG CAATCAAACCTGTGGAAAGGTTTCTGCTCGGGTAATTATATCAACTGTTTTGAGCCCCTGTATTGAGGATTGTGGTGTTTATGGAGAGTGCAGACTTCTTCAAACTCATGGATATCTTTATGCTGCATGTGTTTGCAAAGCAG GCTGGAATGGATGGAGCTGTACAGATGATACCAATGCCCAGTCATACAGACGGCAATTACTGGCAACGCTCTTGTTAACCTTGAGTAATCTCATGTTCATCCCACCGATTGTGATTGCTATACATCGCTGTTATTTTGTAGAGGCTTCTGTGTATCTCTTCACCATGTTTTTCTCAACG TTTTATCATGCATGTGATCAACCAGGAATTGCTGTCATGTGCATTATGGAATATGATACACTTCAATACTGTGATTTCCTTGGCTCAGTTGTATCTGTGTGGGTTACAATTCTGTGTATGGCGAGGTTAAAATCTCTCCTTAAATAT GTATTTTTTATCCTTGGCTCCTTATTGATTGCCATGTCAATGCAACTAGACCGCCGTGGTCTTTGGAACTTAGTGGGTCCGTGCCTTGTTGCTCTGTTCATCATGGTAGTTGCATGG GTGTCTCGTGGCGTGAAACGCCGACACTGCTATCCTCCAACGTGGAAGCGCTGGATGTTTTTCTTATTGCCAGGAATAAGTGCAGCACTAATTGCTATTGCCGTTTATGGTTTTCTGGAAACGAAGGAGAACTATTATTACACACACAGCATTTGGCATTTTCTTGTAGCTGGAAGTGTGATTTTTTTGTTACCACCAGGTAAAAAGCACATAAGCCCGTGGATCTGGACGCAGAAATTTACATGTGGATACCAGCTTTGCTCTGATGTAAAAGAAGACTTGTACGTTGTTTGTTAA